Proteins found in one Candidatus Rokuibacteriota bacterium genomic segment:
- the mreD gene encoding rod shape-determining protein MreD, with protein MRLTLALMIFGGGIAQSSLAPVLQVGPVTPDIPLILTAFLGLRKGPEVGCLSGFATGLIQDVASGTFVGAQALTKALAGFGVGLLRGWFSVENPVVQVAGLVLLTLAEGILRFALLQLFHFPAEFAEMMLYVILPQALYNGFIGSAVTLALDWARARRSL; from the coding sequence ATGCGGCTGACGCTCGCCCTCATGATCTTCGGCGGCGGGATCGCTCAGTCCAGCCTCGCCCCGGTGCTCCAGGTCGGCCCCGTGACGCCCGACATCCCGCTGATCCTCACGGCCTTTCTCGGCCTCCGTAAGGGGCCGGAGGTGGGCTGCCTCTCGGGCTTTGCGACGGGCCTGATCCAGGACGTGGCGAGCGGGACCTTCGTGGGCGCTCAGGCGCTGACCAAGGCGCTCGCGGGTTTCGGCGTCGGCCTCCTCCGCGGCTGGTTCTCGGTCGAGAACCCCGTCGTCCAGGTCGCCGGCCTCGTCCTGCTCACGCTGGCCGAGGGCATCCTTCGCTTCGCGCTCCTCCAGCTCTTTCACTTCCCCGCCGAGTTCGCGGAGATGATGCTCTACGTCATCCTCCCCCAGGCGCTCTACAACGGCTTCATCGGGTCGGCCGTGACGCTGGCCCTCGACTGGGCCCGGGCCCGCCGGAGCCTCTGA